The Castanea sativa cultivar Marrone di Chiusa Pesio chromosome 4, ASM4071231v1 sequence ctaactatgaacataaaacccccccaaaacataatctaaggattaaaatcaatgaaaagaatTAAAGATTACTTTATagatgttaatggaatgaaaaaaacttgaatttagttgggttttgatgtagaAACATTAAAACATGGGTTTGGGAGAAGATGAGAGACGTTTAAAACAAATGACCCACGAAATGCCCTTTAAAAGCTAATCTGAAAATTTTCGTGGGAAGTTTCTCTGGTTACATACCTGCAACATTTCGCTGGTATCTCGCTAGTATTTCACTGGTGTCTCGCTAGTATTTCGCTGGTAAGCTTTACTCGTGAAACAATCGCGAAACTCTCTGTCCAAAGTTGAAAAACTTGAGGATTACACCATTTAACTCATGGCTGAACTTACACAAGAAATAAGTCACAAAAACACCCAGtaaacatgtttttcacacaaaaacaacttgaaaaactttgaaaaacatgggtgatacaaatcactttcaaaagcaaacaaaaagaacaaaaatatttttggtttgctTCACATATggttgagcacacacacatcacatttgaacacgtacaatcacacaaatgaaataagcattcattgaacaaagtcttatgtgttgtgtgtgagtatcaaaAGCGGAATAATCCTTAGTCTggagtgaagcttcaatgatcaattctaGGCGTGTGCAAACCATGACCGAAGCCGACAACACCGACCAGCACCGACCCTCCCGCACCGCCATTGGCACCGACCGATGGAGCTGATGCCGGCGATCGGAACGCAAACGAAGCTCCGATGCCGGTGCGGTGAGGACATCGGAGATGCAAAGCAAGCACCGAGTAGAGCCGAACCGAAccgaaaaaaaaatagaaatagagaaACATTTTTCAGATCAGGGATACGGCATCGTTTAGGTGTGAatctgttttaaatttttttactaaaacatcGTCGTATTGggttattataataaaaaaaaaaacacagacaaaAACGGCACCGTTTTATCTTTTATGTAGGTTTTCAGACTTACCCTACTATAAATTCAATCTTTTGCACCTGGGAcccttaactctctctctcgctctcgcCTCGCCACTCACCTCTAGCGGTCTCGTCGACCTGAGTCACGCCTCACAACAGGAGCAGCAACAGCTCACCACGGTAAGCCATCAACCcctcttttttggttttaatggaAATGGAGTGAGAGAGATTGTGTTTGTAGTTGTAGCCTTGTACGTACTAAGATTGGACAAAAGCCATCTGCCATTAACGTGTTTGTGCTTTGAGATTCTGACTCTGAGAAGATACTAGAGAGTAGAGAGTGTTTGTCTTTTGGAACTTTGGATAAGAACTAAAAAGTAAGAAGTGGGGAGTGGCCAATGGGGACTCTTATGTCTTATATGATATTGGAGAGTGTTTGTCTTTTATATGATTCCTCTTGCCTCTTGGGCCTTGGCTGCCGGCTGGACACTTGGACATTGGACACACATGACATAAGTACAAAACACATTGAGTTAATTTATTGGGTTGCCACTTGACAGTGGACTATTTTGCTTTTTCATATTCTATTATAACTTTAtaagattttatatatttcattcacTTTCATGCTTAGAGGTAGGATTGGTGAAAGCTTTTCTTAACTTTAATTTGTCCACTGCTATCATTAATTCATATCATCAACAACCATTCATTCGTtaatttcattagttaatttatttcgttagtttttagttaatttatttagttagtttttagttatttatttatttagtcaaTTTAGTTAATTTATACCTGCTTAATGCTTATAGTTAATGCTTGTCAGTTATAATGCTTGTCACTTGTCAGTTTAgttgttatcaattttttagcatttatttGTCATAGTCTACTAAGTAGTAAGTAGTAAGCactaacgttttttttttctttcttcattcttcagcattttaatttttgagagaGACGAGATTGAAAGAGTTCGCGCTTTCAATCCTTCACCGAGAGGTAATCACTAAACACTCACTATATTCAACattatgattttaaatttttagtacaTAGTAACAACTgctttaagtttatatataattatatataaaattagcttttattttatatttatttaattgtgaATTGTTGTTAATATTAGTGACATGAATTGTTTAGTAATGATTAATGATTGTTAGTCTCTTATTGTTGcatttttgtaactaaattgaTTAGTTATTGCTATTATTGAATCTGGTTGTGACATTCATTGATTGAGAGTGAGTTATTTGATACTgcatttgttggaaaaattaTAATCTAATATTGTTGtggaaactttgtttttttgttggttggaaatttttttattagatggatgTCGATACTccacttggatttggtgcaccTGGGGACCATAACCCACCTCCTCCTAGTCCTGGTAGTGCTAACCTTAACCCACCTGAACCTGCAGCACCAATTGGACTTGGTGCATCACTTCCCCCACTATCACCTAAACAAGGTGGTAAAGACCCGTCTATAATATGGCAGCACTTCATTAAGTTGGCTGGTTTTGATCCCAATAATCCCAAGTCTCAAtgcaagtattgtaaaaatcaaTATGAATGTCATGGTAAGAAAAATGGTACTTCAGGCATGTTGCAACACATGAAGGCGTGTAAGAAGTGGCATTTTCCCCGTGATGATAAGCAAAAAACTTTGTCTTTCCAAGCGAAGAGAGAAGGGGAAAGTGGTTCAAATGTGTTAGTGGTTGCAAACTATAGTGAAGAGAAGATAAGGTTGGCTTTGGCAAGGATGATCATCATTGATGAATTGCCTTTTAAATTTGTGGAGCGACAAGGCTTTCAAGAATTTATGGAAATAGTTGAGCCTAGGTTTCCTATTCCCCATCGCACTACTATTGCAAGGGCTTGTATGAAGATTTATTCTAGTGAGGTGGATATTTTGAGAGGAGCTTTTGTTGGGCAACGGGTTTGTGTGACAATGGATACTTGGACATCCAAACAAAACTTGAACTACATGGTAGTTACCGCACACTTCATTGATGGGGATTGGAAttaccaaaagaaaatcttaaacttttgcCCTATAGCTAATCACAAAGGGGACACCATAGGTAGAGCGGTTGAGTCATGTTTGTTGAAATGGGGTATAGACCGATTGTTTACAATCACCGCGGACAATGCTAGTTCTAATGATGTGGCAATTGATaatgtgaagaagaaaacaaaagaaagagatagtaGCATATTGGGTGGTGAGTTCATGCATATGCGTTGTTGTGCGCATATCTTGAATTTGATAGTGCAAAGTGGGTTGAAGTCCATTCATGAATCAATTGCCAAAGTTAGGAATGCGGTGCGATATGTGAGAGCTTCTCCCGCAAGGTTGGAGAAGTTTCAAGAATgtgttgaaaatgagaaaatcaaaGCCAAATGTTTGTTGTCCCTTGATGTGCCAACAAGGTGGAATTCCACTTATCTCATGTTAGATTGTGCTTTGAAATTTGTGAGAGCATTTGATAGGTTGGAAGAGGAGGATGGGcattacaaactttatttttgtgaatTGGATGGGAATGGGAAAAAACCCATTGGTCCTCCTAACTATCTTGATTGGGAAAATGTCAAGACCTTTATGAAATTTCTTGGCATATTTTATGAGGCGACACTTagattttttgggtatttgtttgTCACTTCTAATACATACTTCCATGAGCTAATTAGCATTGAAGATCAATTGCAATAATTGTGTAGTGTTGATGGGGATCCACTTTTGAAGAGTATGGcggtagaaatgaaaaaaaagtatgatAAGTATTGGGGAAGTATGGATAATATCAATTTGATGCTTTTTCTTGCTGTTGTTCTTGACCCAAGGTATAGATTGAAGTATGTAAAGTTTTGGTTTAGGGAGTGGTATGGAAAGGACAAGGGGGATGAGATGAGCTTTAAGGTTCGGGATGCATTGAAGAGGTTGTATGTGGAGAGAGTGGGTCAAAATGGAGCTTCGAGTTCTAGTGGTAGTGGTGCTTCATTGTCTAGAGACTCCATGCCAAGTGTTGGTAATGCTTCATTGTCTGATCGcattaaaagttataataataGGTTTAAGCAACACTTGGCGGACGAGGACAGTGTGGAAAGCAAATCTGAGTTGGATAGGTATTTGTTGGAATCTTCTGAGGACCCTAATGTGGAAGATTTTGACATCTTGATGTGGTGAAAAATGAATTCTTCTAGATATCGAGTCTTTTCCCAAATTGCCTGTGATGTGTTGGCTATTCCTATCTCTACAGTTGCATCCGAGTCTGCTTTTAGTATAGGGGGGCGTGTTTTGGATTCGTTCCGTAGTTCACTATCTCCTAATACAGTTAAAGCCCTTATTTGTACCCAAAATTGGTTGAaggatgcaaagaaaaaaagaccaatAAAGCTTCGGGAGTGCATGGATAATGTGGAGGATATGGATGGTTTTGAGATTGACACTGGTaaatatatgttcattttgtttgttgtatacatcaattgtttatttatttgctcaatgcttacgaatcattttattttgaatgggATTGTAGAAATTGCATCGATTTGCCCAATGCCTATGGAGGAGGATCCAAGCACCGTTGTGTTGGATGATGATGAGTGATGTGCTACTCTTTGCTTGGAGTTAGTTAGTAGTTAGTATTATGTAAGTATACATTTGTTTgtgttaattataaatattctaTTGTTCATAAAcgttttattgttattaacacatgattattttgatttgtttaGTATTTTGTAGGAGTTCTAGAATGATGCATAGTGCACAGACTTACTGTACAAAGGACTTACAAGAATTAGCATTCTTTTGCCTATATGCTAATTATATCTGTACATGTTATTGGTAGTGGACTTTTCACTAATGGTAGTTATTTAGGTATTCATGGGTGGGATTATTATTGGGGATACAAGCAATTAACATTCTTTTGCCTAAatgctaatttaatttgtatatctTTCTTTTGGCATTTGTGGACAGTGATAAATGGTTTTGTAATACGTTATTAAGTGGATACATTAATGCTTATTGTTATTGACACTGACACACAAAGTGACACTAATGATATTATATGCTACATGATAGTATTTTGGGAGTTGAACTCTTATTGAggcaatttcaaaatatttttgcatggtgaattaaatgaaaaaatttggatCATTATGTGAACAGATTTTTTGCACAGGTTTTGGAATATGTTTTTCTTGAACaggttgatatattgatattgggCTTAAaagcccaaatttttttttaaaaaaaaatggttttttttaatatttcaaaccgACCAAACCGACTAAACCGCACCGCAAAAAACCGCACCACTATAGGTCAAAAAACCGACCTTAGGCGGTATGCATCGGTACCAATTATGAAAAAACCGATCTCTATCGGTTCGGTAATAAACTTGGAAAAAAATCGTCATTACCGAACTGCGCACACCCattcaattcaatcaagtcatgcacaactagtactaagtcaagtgaactatctcaattatagaaatgaacatatatgatcttccataagaaaatgattacatttctttgaaacttttcatttggcttctttataaatcataacatttgatcatttttgaacaataatacatttcattttgagatcaatgcttgaactttttgatatttcaactttgagaatgagcctttggctttttgaggcaccatacatttcaatacaagttgctttctctttttcctagtcaaatactagtatgtgtgaCGGCTTTTGCAACTTagtatctcttttcattttgagatttacatttgttgagctttttaagcaaaaacataaaaacgtggaaaaagatataggcacaaatctatgcatgtatcaaaaccaacaagactattgactaattattcacgacaagcttgaagatcgatttacaacaatcacacataaatttcaatattttttccacaaaaatagatgtgcatacaaaacaagctaagctcgtaaatgcactacgcca is a genomic window containing:
- the LOC142632620 gene encoding zinc finger BED domain-containing protein RICESLEEPER 1-like; the protein is MAVEMKKKYDKYWGSMDNINLMLFLAVVLDPRYRLKYVKFWFREWYGKDKGDEMSFKVRDALKRLYVERVGQNGASSSSGSGASLSRDSMPSVGNASLSDRIKSYNNRFKQHLADEDSVESKSELDRYLLESSEDPNVEDFDILMW